The Phoenix dactylifera cultivar Barhee BC4 unplaced genomic scaffold, palm_55x_up_171113_PBpolish2nd_filt_p 000243F, whole genome shotgun sequence genomic sequence GCATCTCTTCATCATTCTCCAAGGGTGGAACATCTCTTCATCATTCTCCAAGTGTGATATTAATGTATTACTAATCTCTTATATCTCAACGAATCAAAGCTAACAATTATATGAATTGAAGTTTAGTTTGAtttgaatatttcaaatttatAAAAGGAGGTTTCTTAATTAACCTCTGGCAAACAGAATTCATTGGAAAGAGTGAATTATGATCCTTGAATGAAACTTGAATGAAGCGAGTTGATCAAATAGGTAACCATGACTTGTTGCGAAGATTCTTGCAATTTAATTGCACAATGAGTCATAATTATAAAAGATTAACACGAGAATTCTTATTAAATGTCATGCTTGGTAGGAGCATATCAGTGGCGGTGATGATAATCTGATGTTGGATTCTTCATGTTTTGGCGCCGTTGATGTCAATCATTTGATAAAGCTTCTAGTCAAGCTGttgaaacaaaaagaagaagaaactccAAAATGGGCTATGAATATTAGATGCTATCAATAAGCACATTCAaagattaattaaaaaatttctaGATGGTTGAAGATTTTATTTCTGAGATGACTAGTCAAATTGCCTCTAACGTGTAGATTTGTTGTGCTATAATCTGGAACAGGCTGAGAGAGACCCAGAACCCTTGCACCGAGCAGCGAAGGTGTTGATTAATATGCAAATGGAGAGTGGCGAGTTTCCACAACAAGTAAGTCACAACTAATTTCAGCAAACTATGAAATGTCACTCTAACCCATGATTTGTTGAAGCGTGACTTACAGCTTGAAAAAGAGCTCATAGTTTTGCACATGTCAAATAATTTAGAAGAAAACCTGAAAAATGTAGACTATTTCTAACGTTATGGATTgtcaagagaaaataatatatatcatcTACTATTGATCATCCATTATTATCTGCAAGTTTATTTTGTCCATTGAAAGGCTTTCAGGAATCAGGAGagatttctctctttcttcatatAATGACTGATAAGTTCAATGCCAAATCAGATTATATTTTTCCTACGGTAAATTTTAATcttcatttttgttttcttttatggTGCCCCAACATAGTTGAATTAATTAACAAAACAGATCTCAATAGAAAAAGGTAACTTGACCTGACTTGCTCTAATACTCCTAGTAAGCTGAAAGGAggatttcttttgctgaattccAAGTAGGAAACAATAGGGGCACAAGATGGTGCGTCTTGTGTTATGTGTATTATATGGATATGCAcattaaaatttctaaatattggGTATTTTCTTTTCCTAATGCTTGCATTTGTTTACGCGCGTCTGGTTTTTTCCCCTTAATGCCTGCCTTTGTTTACGTGTCTGTTTTTTACAGGAAATTATGggagtcttcaacaaaaactGCATGATTAGTTATTCACAGTATCGAAACATATTTCCAATATGGGCTCTTGGGGAATATCGCTGCCGTGTTCTGCTGACcaagaaaacttgaatgctaaTCTCTTCTGCCCAAGCATTTTACTATTGCACCAAGCTATGCTCCCTATTGCGACAGCATCGAACAATCAAAtattacatttttatttttctttattttatatattttgttgACTGATAAATGCATATGATGCTTGTAGTGGAAAGTTTGCCCATGCTTTCTCAACCTGTTAATTGTGTGTTAAAAAACGGGAAGTAATGTAAACAGTGTGCTCTATATTTAAACCTAGTTTTGAGTGATCTTGATAAATGTGTGCAAGGGCCTGCTCAGCTTGTAAACCATGGGTGAGTTTCTAGCTTGTAAACCATGGGTGAGTTTCTAAATCGGTACTAAAAATTAGCATATCATTTACATGCAAACGAATAAtagcatttttttattattaaatagtCTTTTcctatagggctcgtttggttcgcgggaagtattttccctcctaggaatatgattcctgggaatcagattcctaggaagaggatacctaggaaagtacttttgatatgtttggttaaccatgggaaagtgactaatttctaaagtgcttatgtttggttgaccatccactttcctaggaaagttatgtataattcctattatgcccttaataaaaattaggtctttaatgcctctttaatgcttctttaatgctgaagggtctttttggaaaaaaataaaaaaggagtgattcccacctcatgggaaagtaactttcccatgtttctcatgggaaagactttcccatgaaatgtgggaatcatattcccatgggaatacaactttcccatctctctcctttgaaaactccaaccaaacaagaggcatttcattactttcccgttgaccacactttcccccctcgttttcctgcgaaccaaacgagcccatagaGATTTCACCCTTGAATAGAATAAATCTATCTATTTCAAATACTAATTTGAAGCCAAAGTTATCTAGAAGATTACCAGGCATaagatttttttctaaattttagtacataatatagatcattaagagcaagcatttttttttttcaaaagtgaATTTAAGTTCTATGGTTTCTTTTCCATTGACTTTTGTAATGGATGAGTTTTCCAATATAGAGAATACTTTCTATCTTTTAGTGGTCATACTTcttgaatagatttttgtccttgcaCGTGTTTGGTTGCGCCAGAGTGAATCCACCAAGTTCCATCATCTTTAAGAACATTGATGTCTGTTATCATTGcaacaaagtttttttttctgctgTTGGTGCACCCTTTTGTTTTTGAGAAGATGACATTCTACCTTGTGATGTCCATTTTCTATGATGAAAGTGTGCACTgttcttctttttgttcttgTAAGTAGTGGCAGATTGATAGGCTCTTTTATTTGTGGTTTTGTTTAACCGATTTTTCCTACCATGTGGATTTTGGTATCACAAGCATTTTGCTCCTTGTTTTCATCTAGCATATGATATTGCTACTCGATACTAAAATAGTTAGTCAAATCTGCAAAAGAAATATCATCTTTCTTatgtttcaaattttttttgaagtccATTTATCAATAATAAATAAAGGACACAATTATAATTTCATCCATATACATATTGTTCAATTTAGAACTATTAAAAATACATTGTATCTCATACAATTATTCGGTAATATATCTGTCACCCACCAtcatataattattaaatttacTAACAAGGAACTTTGTATCGGTTGCATCCTGTCTTCCTTCAAGTTTCTCCGGCGACTCTTTTACAATAGCCACATTTTGGTACTCGTCAAGCAAGGCATCTGACATTCCATTCAGATGGCCTGGATTCTTGGCCACGCTGGGTGTTTATGTTACAATCATATTTACAACCTACCCACGACCCGGCTGTGTTTGGCCTTCGCTGGAACTCCAGAAAGCGAAGTTCCCCGTGTTTGGTATCTCAGAAAATAGTTTATGCCGCAtttattttttcctctcttctctgTTTTGACAGTCTTCTATTTCATGTCTCTTCTCCGGTTTACTGCCTGGCTGCTCTCACGTCTCTCCACAGCCTGATAAGCCACGAGTACGAGTGTATGCTTCCGGGTCCTCCCCTTGGCTCTCTGGCGTCTCAAAATTTAGTACTTCTTGAAGCTTCTTTATTCAACATCTAACTCCTCTAACAGGGTAGAATAGCATGTTGCTTACGCCTCCGCTGAGAAGTATTCCATATCATTGACGAGTACGGCGAACCTGGTTTGTTTAACCATGCATGTCTTAAATTGCAAGCGACGTACCGCGAGCAATTGAGAATACAAGGTACCCGAAGAGAACCGGAAAAACAATGGATTCGGTACTCCACCTCAAACAGAAAAGTAGATCGACTATGGTAGATCTGCACAACCCCAACACCGTTTTGCACAAAAACCAACCAATAGAAGATCCATTACATGGAGCGCCTCGGGCATATCAAAGATGGAAGATGCAGCATGAGAAATCCAAGCTGCAAGCACCAGCATGAGAAAATGCGCTGACGGAAAATGCAGGAGATGCAGATCTGTGAAGCAGAACTCAATTAGTTGAGAGAAGCATTTTTGTCACCCTCGACTACTAATTTGTGGTTTCCTTCCAGCTTGATATATGGTTTCCTGAATTACTAGTTCATGTGAAATAATGACAATTCTTTCGGCAAAGCAGGTGTCTCTTAAATTGTCTGCAGCACAGGATGAGATCCAGCATAGTtgaagaggagaggaaaaaaaaaagaacaccaTGGATTAATTTTGTGTTGCTATAGAAAGTCCATCCGAAGCAATAACAAAGCAAAAATCCCCTTCAACAGGTGCACAAGGAAATAAAGGCCGGGTGACCTTCTGACCAAAATGTAATCCTTTCAATTCAGTTTATATAGATGTCAACAGAATGTATTCCATTTGTTGGATATGTCAAATAGCCTGAGAGATCTCGCATCATCTCCACATAACCAATAGTAACACTTTATTAAAGTGGAGTCATTGAGGAACAAAACTTTGTCACGGAACAAGCCGCTGTGGATCACGAGGGAAAAGTGATGTTTTGCGTATGTTGTTGAGAGCACAGAAAAGCATAACCACTCGCTCCAGGCCCACACCAAACCCACCATGTGGAGGTGCACCATACCTGCAATAAAGTGAAGCAGATTGGCATGAAGCAAAATTCATTATTCACATAAGAACCTAATATCCATTTCTAAATCAAGCACAGAATAGAAATGATCGTCGACGACACTGTTCTTCTCAATACAGTGTGAGGACCAAGGAGAAGCTCTGCTAATCAACATCTGACGACTTCAGAAATACGCAACCTTTATATGCACTAACAGACTTTATTCTGGTAAAACTGCTTTCTTTcgtctttttttctcctttgttttttctgatttatatgatGAATAAGCTAGTTAAATAAACTATCCAAGGTGCTAAAGTCATACATGACCAGGTGGACCAGAGACGAAAACTCCACAGTAAAATAGGTGGAGAAATTGGCATCCTGGGTATTGATTCGGGTCTTGTGCATGAGACGAGAAAGGAAAAAGGTGAGAGCCAGCCTGTTTTTACGTTTTCTACAGTGAAGGTGAGAAGTTATAAACACTTGGTCTGGAAGCCAATCATTAAAAATTCCAACTGTAACAACATTTTTACCCATGTCCAACCGATTTCAGTGCAAGTTGACATGGGTTAACAGTTATGAAGCTTGGGCTACCAAACCATTCCTGTGACACGAGCACCACAGACAACACAGGGTTTCAGCTTTTAAAATTGATGCATGCATCTTCACAAAAAACCTATGTTGCTTTTAAAAGGAAAACCACGAAAAGAAAAGGCACAAAAaatatagaagaaaaaataaataaaaaatgtgACTTCATACCGGAAAGAGTCAATATATGTTGATATAGTCTTAACATCAATGCCACATGCCTCTGCACGTTTCGTCAATAACTCAGGTAAGTGTATTCTCTGAGCCCCTGAAATTATCTCCTCGCCTAGAAGAAATGTCAAAACAGATTAGAGCACAGCAGAACATTCTAAATTTCCAGCATATTTTACAATACTATTGGAAGCAACTTTCTACACAGATCCAAGTTCTAAACCATCCTATGTGACTCGAAATCATGACAACTAAAGTAACAGGAGTCAGACATGGACAGGCATCTATAATACTAGGCACAGCATTTATtggatattatatttttttcaaatataaGTGGTAATGTCATTTTCTTTTAGCAAATTCTCAGATACTATAATCATCGTATATCGTCCAGATATGATGGTAGGAAACTGAAGAGCATGGTGTTCTTGTATATTCCAgaaaaaatatgatattaatgATGTACAACATTTATGTGTTATTATTTATTCAGATATTATTTGTTTTGATCATATATGACCTAATCTGAAAAACAGAGAGGTTTAGGAAGCCATGTAAACATGGTATTTTTGACTTGGCTTAAAATATTAACCAATTAATGGTGTTGAAAGTCCTCCCAGGGGCATTTGCTACATTTGAATATATTGTTCTCCAAAATATAAAAGCCACTAATCAGCAAAGTTTAAGGGCTGCAAAATCCATGTGCAATTTAATTAACGCTTTTGACTCACATTATACGAATCAGAGCATGGAAGATTTGCATGATTTTTATATGATGTAATAAAAATATTGAATTACAACAATACTTGTAATCACATAACCAGTTGACCTCATTTTAGGCAAGGAAAAAAGGCATGCCTGTAACATAAAAGAAGACTTTGTAACTTGAAGAAAttcatcttatgtaaatgtcacaaaTAGAACTTAAAATGTTAATGAGTATACAATTTTCAGTAGCTTGTCACCATAAAAATCACTGAGACTATAATTAACCACCATCAATAGAATTTTCAGTAAACAACAAATAGAATTTACTTCTCACCTCGAATGAAGACATCAAATGAATTACTATATGCCAGATCATCATAACAGGGCATGGTGTAGAATGGTCTCACAGCCAAAGGATACCGATAAAGAATATAAAATTCAGTGTCATATCTGTGTTGGCAAGTAAGAAGATCATGAGCTTAGCCAACAGTTCTTGTATGAAAGGAAAATAAACAAATGTAATAGTGATATTATAAACTCACTTCTCACGAACAAGCTGACCCAATTTTTTCTCCGCCTCTGTATTTAAATCCCCAAAAGGATCAACTTCTATTCCAGCTTCCTGTTTAAATGAGTCGAACTGATCGTCATTGAAAGAAAAGCCACAGCAGTCCAaccacaattttattttttattgttagATAGCCAATAAGATAGGACATACTACTAGTTCACTAATTCATAGCTAATTTATTGTTAAAAATAGCTTTACAGGTCAATTGTTTTCCGCAGCATAACTTCTTACAAATTCATAGCTATGCGCAGCCTTATTCAACTCACGCCTCCTTGCAATTTCAATCATAACAAAATTAGATAAATCCATTCCCTAAATCATCCACTTCGTGGTTTTTACATCTCTTCGCTGAGCTAATAAATTTAATGCTCCAGGATATGATAATTTCTTAAGTTAAAACTTTTACAAAAAGTTATCGGCATCAAgtttcaaaataatatcattattCAAAACAAATTCTTGCATATCATCACAATTAAGTTCGGTAGTTGCATGCCCATGAACTTAGACTGGAAATTTGCTATTCAATCCATTTAATTCAAAGGTAATGGGCAATTCAAGTAAATAAGTAATCCTTGTTTATTTAGCAACCATCTTCAATATTCAGCCAACACCTGCTGCCAATACCCAAGGATAATTACtcaacaaatttatgtcctacttCAATCTATATGTAACTTCAATTTCGTATTTAGTTCTCGTATCCAAGCATAAAACACCAGTCTCATAATTCCTCTTCTAGCATGTGAGATTCTAGGAAGTATATggcaagagtaaatgaaaaaaCACAAAGATGACTATTGGCAGAGGAGAAACTCAAAAATGCATACAAATGAGTCAGAGAATATGTCAATAATGATAATCAAAGGCCAGGCAGAAGGCAGGCACCTTAAGCATTTGGACACCCTCCAGAAAAGTGAGTCGCAAGGTCTTCCGCAAGTACTACAATGCATACAGATTAAGCACAATCAAAAACAGAGATAGACAGGCAAAAGTcaggaaaataaaataattttgtgTAACATGTCCTGACAGGGGCAGACAGACTATCCAGTGGATGACATTTAATTGTTtagcaatttttctttttaaaggaTATAAAAATAATGTCCTTTACCTTCAAAGGTTCAAAGGGATATTGTTTGTTGATTGCATCCAATTCCTTCTTGCAGTTCTCATTCAAATAGTCAAACATTGCAACAAACAAACGGTCCACAATATCACAAACCTGCATAAACAATCACAAGCTTTCATGGTTAAGCTGATAAATGAACTGAACTCAAAGATGCACATCAATTTATTCtacctcaaaataatgttcctTGATCTCCATTTCAACATCAAGGCCGACAAACTCACACAAATGCCTATGCGTAAAGGAGTCTTCTGCTCTGAATACAGAACCAACTTCGAATACACGTCCAAAACCGCCACATATTGCCATTTGCTTATAAAGCTGAGGTGATTGTGCCAAGCAGGCAGGTTGACCCTTGTAGTCCAGTTTAAATACAGCTGCACCACCTTCGCTTGATCCAGGTACAAGCTTGGGAGTATGGATCCCCACAAATCCCTCGGACAGCAGAAAACGTCTAAACATCTGCACCAGTGCACTGGTTGATTCAGAATCCATACTCCATTTTTAAGATTATAATGACATTATTTCTTTatattcttgaaaaaatatGATAAGTAGAACAAAAAATTTCCAACAATGCAAAAAAGAGATGCTCATCTAGAAAAGAAACTCAAAGCGGTTCCTGTTGTTTGTCAGTTTAATCAAGACCAGATGATGACAAAGCATGAATCGAGGTTGAATCCTTTTTTGTTATCTTGATGAAAATAGGTCAGGCTCTGCCCATCTCTCTCTCACAAAAACACATATGCATGCACATGCAATATGCACTCACATGCacacacaaaagaaaaggaagaagaaaaattcaGGTTAGGCACCCAATCGATTTCTGCATAACCTAACAACCAATTGGGCCTTTAAATAGGACTCACAATATCTAGTTATCTCTAATTTACAAGGATGTTTGTTTTCATAAGACTGCATGCACATGCAAAGTTTGATGTCAGTTAAGAAGATGTGCACTTACATCTTCAACATGACATTGAATACGGAAAGTTGCTTGGTTTGCAGGAGTGCGCACGTCGAGAACTCTATAATTCAAGCGAGTGTCCTGGCCAACACGAACAAGCTGCTCTCCAGTCTGTGCCAGTCCAATTGTTGCATTAGAAACTTGATCATTAAACAAAGTTTACAATGAAAAAGATGAGTGACTAGAATATAAATCTGTTGCTCCAAATTGTAGAACTCATAATTAACTGTTACGTGGAAAACACAGCTTCCATCAAATCAATTTGTTATTGTGTTACTTCAACATGCGAGCAAAATGCCCCAGAAAAGCTTTTTCGAGCAAAATCAATCTGTTGCTTGAAATTTTTAAGTTATCAAACTTACCTGTTCAGCTTTTTCAAATTCCATCTCACTTCGTGCTGCATCCTCAATATTGATAGGCAAATTCTGCACAGCTCTATTGACACAGAAAAGCTTCCTCACTTGAACTTCCACCTGCAGAAAGACCATGAGTAGCTGAGATTGCCGCTACTCAGAAAAAGATAAACCAAACAGGAATTCCATAGCAAAAGACCACTAATAGCTGTGGAGAAATGCATATACAATTATTAAGGTAGTGTAACCACTCGTAGGAAGCTAATAGAAAggataaaagattttttttttttttttgagagagagagagagacagaaagATATAAAAAATCAAGTTCAGGCGTTCAGCTAATGGCAGGTCCCAATATATTCGTACTTTCTTACTAAAATAATGGGATGCTTTTCCATCAATGCATAAAACTGATAAAGCAAGAAACCTAAAAATTAACAACAATAAAGTAACATGAAAGACAAATATTACCTATGAGAgccaaataaagaaagaagtaactggtttcatttttcttcacttgaataagAGATCGACAGCCTATTGTTTCATACAAGTAGCCCTGACAGGGATAAAGGCTTGGATTTGCGGAGTTACTTTTTTTGCATATTACATGTACTAAACCTCATCAAGAAAACAACGGAGGGGCAGCAGGCGAAGGATAATGGCAACGGCAGTGGAagctataaaaattattttttaaaaaaaaacagcactCAGGAAACTCCACGATTCACAAAACCTGGCCTCAAGCAAACTTTCAACAAAGATTAAGAGAGAGTACAGACCTCAGTAAGGCCCTCTTGATTTTCCTCGTCTCCCAACAAAAAACCTTGAGCCAAGATctagttctgatttttcttttttgctttttttttgattaactGAGAAATAGGCTGCTAAATTTCTCTAGGAAATTAATAaggaatatattttatttgacaACGGAGAGAAGAGTGAGTAATATTGGGATTCTTCCTCCTCTGCCGTAAGCGGAGAAGAattgaagttaaaaaaaaaaaaaaaaacctcttgtTGCGATTTGGATCATTCCAAACTTACAATTGGCAGCGCCTAACATCAAACCATTCAATGGCAGCTAAGAATTAGTAAATTATTAAAGCAAAGCCTACGACATTTGGGACGAAGACGGTCTACCTGCTGGGTGGTGCCCTTGATGGGTTCCTTGGGAATGGAGACGACCCCTTCGACGTCGACGATGGACTCCTTGCTGAGACCCGTGGCGAACTTGACCATCTGAGGGCTCACGCACTCCTTGTTGACAACCAGCACGCACTGAACCGTGCTCACGGAGTGCCTCACCACCAGAAACACCATCTTCTTGCTGACCGGCCTGATTGCCTGGGCGGCGCCCCGGATCAGGACTGTACGGTCAGCCAGCTCGGCGTCCAAAGACCCGATCTCCGTCCACCGGCGACCGCTGATCGCCTTCGACTGGATCTCCTCCGTCGGGACGTCGCCGTAGTTCCCGGAGAAGGGGTCGGCTTCTGCGGACTCcacggaggcggcggcggcggccgcggccTCTTGCTGCTTGCGGAGcctctcggccttctgggcctCCTTCTTCGCCTGCTTCTTGCTGAGATTCGCCGGCTCGGAGCCGTTCTCGCCGGCGGAAGGAGGCGTTTGGGAGGATTCCGGCTCGGTGGACGCCATGGTTTCAGTACGCCGAGAACGCCGCAAGGCAACCCTAGATATGGCGGAAAAACCCTCCTAGTTTTCAAAGAGATATAGAGAGAGAACGATAATAATAGAAGGTCCAGACTCCAGAGATAATCTCCTTACTAATATATCCGAAAGTGTAATATTGCTTGCTGGGCGAGGTGAGGGCGTTGATCCTCGTGCGAGAACCCGAGGCTCAGAGTTCTATGTGCGAGAACCCGAGGCTCAGAGTTCCATGCGCGAGAACCCCCGCGCTTAGACTCTAGAGTTCCCCTCGGTGCGAGAACCCAAGGAATCGCAGCG encodes the following:
- the LOC103720894 gene encoding aspartate--tRNA ligase 2, cytoplasmic, which codes for MASTEPESSQTPPSAGENGSEPANLSKKQAKKEAQKAERLRKQQEAAAAAAASVESAEADPFSGNYGDVPTEEIQSKAISGRRWTEIGSLDAELADRTVLIRGAAQAIRPVSKKMVFLVVRHSVSTVQCVLVVNKECVSPQMVKFATGLSKESIVDVEGVVSIPKEPIKGTTQQVEVQVRKLFCVNRAVQNLPINIEDAARSEMEFEKAEQTGEQLVRVGQDTRLNYRVLDVRTPANQATFRIQCHVEDMFRRFLLSEGFVGIHTPKLVPGSSEGGAAVFKLDYKGQPACLAQSPQLYKQMAICGGFGRVFEVGSVFRAEDSFTHRHLCEFVGLDVEMEIKEHYFEVCDIVDRLFVAMFDYLNENCKKELDAINKQYPFEPLKYLRKTLRLTFLEGVQMLKEAGIEVDPFGDLNTEAEKKLGQLVREKYDTEFYILYRYPLAVRPFYTMPCYDDLAYSNSFDVFIRGEEIISGAQRIHLPELLTKRAEACGIDVKTISTYIDSFRYGAPPHGGFGVGLERVVMLFCALNNIRKTSLFPRDPQRLVP